A genomic window from Thiomonas arsenitoxydans includes:
- a CDS encoding cytochrome ubiquinol oxidase subunit I has protein sequence MDWLQNPEFLARAQFGFIAMFHIMWPPLTIGLALVLFGMEAAWVKTKNVFYFHQVKFWTKLFLINFGVGVISGIPMEFSFGTNWGPFSTSAGDFMGNILGFETAMAFMLEAGFLGIMLFGWGRVGPKMHLFATGMVAFGSTLSAFWIMVANSWMQTPAGVKLVDGKFAITNWYDAVFNPDLPYGFGHMFTAAIELSLVVMAGVSAYYLLKKRHVDFFRPAFKWAVISLFIVAPLQIFIGDSAGSSLAETQPAKLAAIEAHWHTNKPGEGAPWALLAIPNQKEQKNDWALEIPDGLSMIVTKTMTGKVVGLDHFKPQDQPPVWIPFYAFRVMVAAGVFVAFMAFWTLWMLWRKRERMTAARISENKWLLRGWLLAVPAIYAAVEAGWMTREVGRQPWIVYGMMRTSQGVSNLPADTVLWSLAMYMLFYGVIGVTAFVFAARMIRKGPSFEDPPAAPGQGGKPEHAAAPKHVPFTPPVAPIAPASVSAKLAVKGGQ, from the coding sequence ATGGATTGGCTTCAAAACCCCGAGTTCCTCGCTCGGGCGCAGTTTGGCTTCATTGCGATGTTCCACATCATGTGGCCGCCGCTCACCATCGGGCTGGCGCTGGTGCTGTTCGGCATGGAAGCCGCGTGGGTGAAGACCAAAAACGTCTTCTACTTTCACCAGGTCAAGTTCTGGACCAAGCTGTTCCTCATCAACTTCGGCGTCGGCGTCATCAGCGGCATTCCGATGGAGTTTTCCTTCGGCACCAACTGGGGGCCGTTCTCCACCTCGGCCGGCGACTTCATGGGCAACATCCTCGGTTTCGAGACGGCGATGGCCTTCATGCTTGAAGCCGGGTTTCTCGGCATCATGCTGTTCGGCTGGGGCCGCGTCGGCCCCAAGATGCACCTGTTCGCCACCGGCATGGTGGCCTTTGGCAGCACCTTGTCGGCCTTCTGGATCATGGTGGCCAATTCGTGGATGCAAACGCCCGCCGGGGTGAAGCTGGTGGACGGCAAGTTCGCCATCACCAACTGGTATGACGCGGTGTTCAACCCCGATCTGCCCTATGGCTTCGGCCACATGTTCACCGCCGCGATCGAGCTCAGCCTGGTCGTCATGGCCGGGGTGAGCGCGTATTACCTGCTCAAAAAACGCCATGTCGATTTCTTCCGTCCGGCGTTCAAGTGGGCGGTGATCTCGTTGTTCATCGTCGCACCGCTGCAGATTTTTATTGGCGATTCTGCGGGGAGCTCGCTGGCCGAGACTCAACCTGCCAAGCTCGCCGCCATCGAGGCGCACTGGCATACCAACAAGCCCGGCGAGGGCGCGCCGTGGGCGCTGCTGGCTATTCCTAACCAGAAAGAGCAGAAAAACGACTGGGCGCTGGAAATTCCCGATGGTCTGAGCATGATCGTGACCAAAACGATGACGGGCAAAGTCGTCGGCCTGGATCACTTCAAGCCACAAGACCAGCCGCCAGTGTGGATTCCGTTTTACGCCTTCCGCGTCATGGTGGCCGCCGGGGTGTTTGTCGCCTTCATGGCCTTCTGGACGCTGTGGATGCTGTGGCGCAAACGTGAGCGCATGACTGCGGCGCGCATCAGCGAAAACAAATGGCTGCTGCGTGGCTGGCTGCTCGCGGTACCCGCCATCTACGCCGCGGTAGAGGCCGGCTGGATGACCCGCGAAGTGGGCCGCCAGCCGTGGATCGTCTACGGCATGATGCGCACCAGCCAGGGCGTGAGCAACCTGCCGGCCGACACCGTGCTGTGGTCACTCGCCATGTATATGCTGTTCTACGGCGTGATCGGCGTCACCGCCTTCGTCTTTGCCGCACGCATGATCCGCAAAGGCCCGAGCTTCGAGGACCCGCCCGCCGCGCCCGGCCAAGGCGGCAAGCCGGAACACGCTGCTGCGCCCAAGCACGTTCCCTTCACCCCGCCTGTCGCACCGATTGCACCCGCCTCGGTCAGCGCCAAGCTCGCGGTGAAAGGAGGGCAGTGA
- the rpsI gene encoding 30S ribosomal protein S9: MIGNWNYGTGRRKSSVARVFIKKGTGKITVNGKDVEQYFGRQTSIMIVKQPLVLTENVESFDIKINVHGGGETGQAGAVRHGITRALIDYEATLKPALSKAGFVTRDAREVERKKVGLRGARRAKQFSKR; the protein is encoded by the coding sequence ATGATCGGAAACTGGAATTACGGCACAGGCCGTCGCAAAAGCTCCGTGGCCCGCGTCTTCATCAAGAAGGGCACCGGCAAAATCACGGTCAACGGGAAAGACGTCGAGCAGTATTTCGGCCGTCAGACCTCCATCATGATCGTCAAGCAACCCCTCGTTCTCACCGAGAACGTCGAAAGCTTCGACATCAAGATCAACGTCCACGGCGGCGGCGAAACCGGCCAGGCCGGTGCGGTGCGCCACGGCATCACCCGCGCGCTGATCGACTACGAGGCTACCCTCAAACCCGCGCTCTCCAAGGCAGGCTTCGTCACCCGCGACGCCCGCGAAGTGGAGCGGAAAAAAGTGGGCCTGCGCGGTGCCCGTCGCGCCAAGCAGTTCTCCAAGCGCTGA
- a CDS encoding MarR family winged helix-turn-helix transcriptional regulator, protein MTSPPPFLPLLRELVRTYQAFERYSAAHVQSLGLTPAQFDVVATLGNTEGMNPKQLGDKTLITKGTLTGVVDRLLAKGLVQRLPDPSDGRGQIVRLTTRGQKVFEQVFPAHGAHLAQAFSKLSAAELAASQQALHSLRQALEQAGARAGTQEGAT, encoded by the coding sequence GTGACTTCCCCGCCCCCCTTTCTGCCCTTGCTGCGCGAACTCGTGCGCACCTATCAGGCGTTCGAGCGTTACTCCGCCGCGCATGTGCAAAGCCTCGGGTTGACCCCGGCGCAATTCGACGTGGTGGCCACGCTGGGCAACACCGAGGGCATGAACCCCAAGCAGCTGGGCGACAAGACTCTGATTACCAAGGGCACGCTGACCGGCGTGGTCGATCGCCTGCTGGCCAAGGGCTTGGTGCAGCGTTTGCCCGATCCGAGCGATGGCCGTGGGCAGATCGTGCGGCTGACGACGCGGGGGCAGAAGGTGTTCGAGCAAGTGTTTCCTGCGCATGGGGCGCATCTGGCGCAGGCGTTCTCAAAACTGAGCGCTGCCGAGCTGGCCGCCTCGCAGCAGGCCTTGCACAGTCTGCGGCAGGCGCTGGAGCAGGCGGGCGCTCGTGCGGGCACTCAGGAGGGTGCGACATGA
- a CDS encoding GNAT family N-acetyltransferase, with product MTQPPETAPLQATGSALAAPPRDRRLSAPIIPIRPIGPEHREQLLRHFLALGPDDRYLRFGYAASDERVRLYVDSIRFESDEIFGVFNRKLELLAVAHIAIEPGQTERAEFGVSVLPKGRGLGIGTRLFARAAVDARNRGLRVLYMQCLSSNAAMLKIARRAGMKVHNEGGETEAYLELPEDNYQSHFNALMENQTGQIDYWVKAAMRQWRCFWLFGRCSDTA from the coding sequence ATGACTCAGCCTCCCGAGACCGCCCCCTTGCAAGCCACTGGCAGCGCGTTGGCCGCCCCGCCTCGCGATCGGCGTCTGTCCGCGCCGATCATCCCGATTCGCCCGATCGGGCCGGAACATCGCGAGCAGTTGCTGCGGCATTTTCTGGCGCTGGGGCCGGATGATCGCTATCTGCGCTTTGGCTACGCCGCGAGCGACGAGCGCGTGCGTCTTTACGTCGATTCCATCCGCTTTGAATCGGACGAGATTTTTGGCGTGTTCAACCGCAAGCTGGAGTTGCTGGCGGTGGCGCATATCGCCATCGAACCGGGGCAGACGGAGCGGGCGGAGTTTGGCGTCTCGGTGCTGCCCAAAGGCCGCGGGCTAGGCATCGGCACGCGCTTGTTTGCACGCGCGGCGGTGGACGCGCGCAACCGCGGGCTGCGAGTGCTTTACATGCAGTGCCTGAGCAGCAATGCCGCGATGCTCAAAATCGCGCGCCGGGCCGGCATGAAAGTGCATAACGAGGGCGGCGAAACCGAGGCGTATCTAGAGCTGCCGGAAGACAACTACCAGAGCCACTTCAATGCGCTGATGGAAAACCAGACCGGCCAGATCGACTACTGGGTGAAGGCGGCGATGCGCCAATGGCGTTGTTTCTGGCTGTTCGGTCGCTGCAGCGACACGGCCTGA
- a CDS encoding coniferyl aldehyde dehydrogenase translates to MDRAPDFAASLQQTFSVLRAAFDAAPYPDWTLRRDRLRRLQALLRTHAAEFAEAIDADFGGRPPPETGMLELVPSLTGIADALKHGKRWMRPRAASVSPWFFPARARVLPQPLGVVGVIAPWNYPLVLAVAPLTAALAAGNRAMVKLSEFTPTFSAVFAQRAGQTFAPDEVAVVQGDAEIGAAFSALPFDHLLFTGSTGVGKRVMAAAAANLTPVTLELGGKSPAVITPGYDLAHAAQRILYGKLLNAGQTCIAPDYVLVPRAQQSDWVAACRAAAQKLYPDGLRSPDYTSIIDHRQYSRLLGLLGEARAAGAQVHALFDGVQADDLRHRLAPALVCDAPASVRLMNEEIFGPLLPVVAYDDLAQALAHLRSQPRPLALYWFDHDRQRTADALLHTHAGGVTVNDTLLHFAQDELPFGGVGASGMGSYHGRWGFDTFSKLKPVLFQTRFSGVGLAAPPYGPRTRWLMKFMGRL, encoded by the coding sequence ATGGATCGCGCCCCTGATTTCGCCGCTTCACTCCAGCAGACTTTCAGCGTGCTGCGGGCTGCGTTCGACGCCGCGCCCTATCCCGACTGGACGCTGCGACGCGACCGGCTGCGACGACTGCAGGCCTTGCTGCGCACTCATGCGGCCGAGTTCGCCGAGGCCATCGATGCCGATTTCGGCGGCCGCCCGCCGCCCGAAACCGGGATGCTCGAACTCGTGCCCAGCCTGACGGGCATCGCCGATGCGCTCAAGCACGGCAAACGCTGGATGCGTCCGCGCGCCGCCTCCGTTTCACCCTGGTTTTTTCCCGCCCGGGCGCGAGTGCTGCCCCAACCGCTGGGCGTGGTGGGCGTCATTGCGCCTTGGAACTACCCGCTGGTGCTGGCCGTGGCGCCGCTGACGGCGGCGCTGGCTGCGGGCAACCGGGCGATGGTCAAGCTCTCCGAGTTCACGCCCACGTTCAGCGCGGTGTTCGCGCAGCGGGCCGGGCAGACTTTTGCGCCCGACGAAGTGGCGGTGGTGCAGGGCGATGCAGAAATCGGCGCCGCTTTCAGCGCCTTGCCGTTCGACCACCTGCTGTTCACCGGCTCCACCGGGGTGGGCAAGCGCGTCATGGCGGCGGCGGCGGCCAACCTCACTCCCGTCACGCTGGAACTCGGCGGCAAATCGCCCGCCGTCATCACGCCGGGTTACGACCTGGCGCACGCGGCCCAGCGCATCCTCTACGGCAAACTGCTCAACGCCGGGCAGACCTGTATCGCGCCCGACTATGTGCTCGTGCCGCGTGCGCAGCAGTCTGACTGGGTTGCCGCCTGCCGCGCCGCGGCGCAAAAACTCTATCCCGACGGCCTGCGCAGCCCCGACTACACCAGCATCATCGACCATCGCCAATACAGCCGTCTGCTCGGGCTACTGGGCGAAGCTCGCGCCGCCGGGGCGCAGGTGCATGCCCTGTTCGACGGCGTGCAGGCCGACGATCTGCGCCACCGTCTCGCGCCCGCGCTGGTGTGCGACGCCCCGGCCTCGGTGCGCTTGATGAACGAAGAAATCTTCGGTCCGCTGCTGCCCGTGGTGGCCTATGACGATCTGGCGCAGGCGCTGGCTCATCTACGCAGCCAGCCGCGCCCGCTGGCGCTGTACTGGTTCGACCACGACCGCCAGCGCACCGCCGATGCCCTGCTGCACACCCATGCCGGCGGCGTGACGGTCAACGACACCTTGCTGCACTTTGCGCAAGACGAGTTGCCCTTTGGCGGCGTTGGGGCGTCCGGCATGGGCAGCTATCACGGCCGCTGGGGATTCGATACCTTCAGCAAACTCAAGCCCGTACTTTTTCAGACGCGGTTCTCCGGCGTCGGGCTTGCCGCGCCGCCCTACGGGCCGCGTACCCGCTGGCTGATGAAGTTCATGGGGAGGCTGTGA
- a CDS encoding GbsR/MarR family transcriptional regulator, translating to MQLPELTQRFVLHFGEMGSRWGINRTVGQIYALLFVSERPLNADEIAAALDFSRSNVSMGLKELGAWNLVRMQHLPGDRRDYFSAPEDVWAIFRTLAEERRKREIDPTLSMLRDALLSQPEGASEQYAQQRMREMHDLIELATQWFDDIQRMPSEDVRQLMQLGGAVQKLIALKSRVKQVATRRRGDKAAALQVVEN from the coding sequence ATGCAACTCCCGGAACTCACCCAGCGCTTCGTGCTGCACTTTGGCGAAATGGGCAGCCGCTGGGGCATCAACCGCACCGTCGGCCAGATTTATGCCCTGCTGTTCGTCAGCGAGCGCCCGCTCAATGCCGACGAAATCGCCGCCGCGCTCGATTTTTCGCGCTCCAACGTCAGCATGGGGCTCAAGGAGTTGGGCGCCTGGAACTTGGTGCGCATGCAGCACCTGCCCGGCGACCGGCGCGATTATTTCTCTGCGCCCGAAGACGTGTGGGCTATTTTTCGCACCCTGGCCGAGGAACGCCGCAAGCGCGAAATCGACCCCACCCTGTCCATGCTGCGCGACGCCCTCCTGTCTCAGCCCGAGGGCGCCTCCGAGCAATACGCGCAGCAGCGCATGCGGGAAATGCACGATCTCATCGAACTGGCCACGCAGTGGTTCGACGATATTCAGCGCATGCCCAGCGAAGACGTGCGCCAGCTCATGCAACTGGGCGGCGCGGTGCAAAAGCTCATCGCCCTCAAAAGCCGCGTCAAGCAGGTCGCCACGCGCCGACGGGGCGACAAAGCCGCCGCGCTGCAAGTGGTGGAGAACTGA
- a CDS encoding Ig-like domain-containing protein, which translates to MRRRWVKKFAVIVALCAVAGMANAQSAPEPLPASGASDVARTVTPGFRFAAPAQAAAITADRLLLLAPDGAAVRGLVRTSGDRAVFEPSVPLVGCTTYTLLLNAPERVRSRFTTACSAWSAPVQIDDSHTAHKVDLPVSGAQVAATADGGFVAVWFQDDAGRRAILATRFNPDTQAWSRPQAIDLQGPQAGASSIPAITADRQGRLTVVWFQAVDGRNAVFAARSDGGAWQAPQRLDQPALPGNATNPQLAADAAGNVTVVWQQPDGRHTAIYAAHWQQAALRWLPAQPVDRGLANAYNPVIAATPQGRVVAAWQQGTSGREAVFAAALQPSGQSWGAPWRLSAEGIAATSPALTATPQEAIVAAWVQGRDAMRRIAVSQLLPEGSGAAFRWSAPQIQHSTAFTGPALSPALTADAAGDLTLVWEQAKSAQGGPVRYAILAARRDAGADAASARWSPPQQIDDPALRSAGNPVLVTDAAGNVRCAWYQDGPSGMQVQTARYNPAEHRWQAPQTLSDPSATVQASFPALAVDAVGSTMAVWQQFNGWRTLAVARWLP; encoded by the coding sequence ATGCGCAGGCGCTGGGTCAAGAAGTTCGCGGTCATCGTGGCGCTGTGCGCCGTTGCGGGTATGGCGAACGCGCAAAGCGCACCCGAGCCCTTGCCAGCCTCCGGCGCCAGCGATGTGGCCCGCACAGTGACGCCCGGGTTTCGCTTCGCCGCCCCCGCGCAGGCGGCCGCCATCACGGCAGACCGCTTGCTGCTGCTCGCCCCGGACGGGGCTGCGGTTCGCGGCCTGGTGCGCACCTCGGGCGACCGCGCAGTGTTCGAGCCCAGCGTGCCCTTGGTTGGCTGCACCACCTACACCCTCTTGCTGAATGCACCAGAGCGCGTGCGCAGCCGCTTCACCACCGCGTGCAGCGCATGGAGTGCGCCCGTGCAGATCGACGATAGCCACACCGCGCACAAAGTCGATCTGCCCGTCAGCGGCGCGCAAGTGGCGGCAACGGCCGACGGTGGCTTCGTCGCGGTGTGGTTTCAGGACGATGCGGGCCGCCGCGCCATTCTGGCTACTCGCTTCAACCCGGACACGCAGGCCTGGAGCCGCCCGCAAGCCATCGACCTGCAAGGGCCGCAAGCTGGGGCGTCGAGCATTCCCGCCATCACGGCGGATCGCCAGGGGCGCCTCACCGTCGTGTGGTTTCAGGCGGTGGATGGCCGCAACGCCGTATTTGCGGCGCGCAGCGATGGCGGCGCGTGGCAGGCCCCGCAGCGGCTCGATCAACCCGCGCTGCCCGGCAACGCCACCAATCCCCAACTCGCCGCCGACGCCGCGGGCAATGTCACCGTGGTCTGGCAGCAGCCCGACGGCCGCCACACCGCCATTTATGCGGCCCATTGGCAACAGGCAGCGCTGCGCTGGCTGCCCGCGCAGCCCGTTGATCGCGGCCTTGCCAATGCCTATAACCCGGTGATTGCCGCCACGCCGCAAGGGCGGGTGGTAGCCGCATGGCAGCAGGGGACTTCCGGGCGCGAGGCGGTGTTTGCCGCGGCGTTGCAGCCTTCCGGCCAGTCGTGGGGGGCGCCATGGCGTCTCAGCGCAGAGGGCATCGCCGCCACAAGCCCGGCGCTCACGGCTACACCGCAAGAAGCCATCGTCGCCGCATGGGTGCAGGGCCGGGATGCGATGCGGCGCATTGCCGTCAGCCAGCTTCTGCCCGAGGGCAGCGGCGCTGCGTTTCGCTGGAGCGCGCCGCAGATTCAGCACAGCACGGCCTTCACCGGCCCGGCGCTTTCGCCCGCGCTCACCGCCGATGCCGCGGGCGATCTCACGCTGGTGTGGGAACAGGCCAAGTCGGCGCAGGGCGGCCCGGTGCGATACGCCATACTCGCCGCCCGGCGCGATGCTGGCGCGGATGCCGCCTCGGCTCGCTGGTCGCCGCCGCAGCAGATCGACGACCCCGCGCTGCGCAGCGCGGGCAACCCGGTGTTGGTGACCGATGCGGCGGGCAATGTGCGTTGCGCCTGGTATCAAGACGGGCCCAGCGGAATGCAGGTGCAGACCGCGCGCTACAACCCAGCCGAGCATCGCTGGCAGGCGCCGCAGACCTTGTCCGACCCGAGCGCTACGGTACAGGCCAGCTTTCCCGCGCTGGCCGTCGATGCGGTGGGGAGCACCATGGCCGTGTGGCAGCAGTTCAATGGCTGGCGCACCCTGGCCGTCGCCCGCTGGCTGCCGTGA
- a CDS encoding cytochrome b: MSSTPAAELARYTLPAQLLHWLIALLIFGLFPLGLYMHGLPLSVRKIELYSWHKWFGITVLLLVVLRIGWRLTHRPPPLPGDIPSWQQAAAALMHELLYLLMLCIPLSGWALSSAAGVPVVWWGVWKLPNLLPANPAMAHLLELVHATLNYTLAALVAVHMAAALKHQFIDHDGVLLRMLPRSLPRPRH; the protein is encoded by the coding sequence ATGAGCTCCACGCCGGCTGCCGAATTGGCCCGCTACACCCTGCCCGCGCAGTTGCTGCACTGGCTGATTGCCCTGTTGATTTTTGGCCTCTTTCCGCTGGGGCTTTATATGCACGGGCTTCCGCTTTCGGTGCGCAAAATCGAGCTGTATTCGTGGCACAAATGGTTCGGCATCACCGTGCTGCTGTTGGTGGTGCTGCGCATCGGCTGGCGGCTCACGCATCGCCCGCCGCCGCTGCCCGGCGATATTCCGTCCTGGCAGCAGGCGGCCGCGGCCCTGATGCACGAGCTGCTCTATCTGCTGATGCTTTGCATACCGCTCAGCGGCTGGGCGCTGAGTTCGGCGGCTGGTGTGCCCGTGGTGTGGTGGGGTGTGTGGAAGCTGCCCAATCTGCTGCCCGCCAATCCGGCGATGGCGCATCTGCTCGAACTGGTGCATGCCACGCTGAACTACACCCTGGCCGCCTTGGTTGCCGTGCATATGGCGGCGGCGCTCAAGCACCAGTTCATCGATCACGACGGCGTGCTGCTGCGCATGCTGCCGCGTTCGTTGCCACGCCCGCGCCACTGA
- the rplM gene encoding 50S ribosomal protein L13: MKTFSAKPAEVVHEWFVIDAENKVLGRVASEVALRLRGKHKPIYTPHVDTGDFIIVVNTSKIRVTGNKANDKTYYRHTGYPGGIYATKFKDMQARHPGRALELAVKGMLPKGPLGYAMIKKLKVYGGAEHPHSAQQPKTLDI; encoded by the coding sequence ATGAAAACCTTCAGCGCCAAACCGGCCGAAGTCGTGCATGAGTGGTTCGTGATTGACGCAGAGAACAAGGTTCTCGGTCGGGTCGCCAGCGAAGTGGCCCTCCGTCTGCGTGGCAAACACAAACCCATCTACACCCCGCACGTCGATACCGGTGACTTCATCATTGTCGTCAACACCTCCAAAATTCGTGTGACCGGCAACAAAGCCAACGACAAGACCTACTACCGTCACACCGGCTATCCCGGCGGCATCTACGCCACCAAATTCAAGGATATGCAGGCGCGTCACCCCGGCCGTGCGCTGGAACTGGCAGTCAAGGGCATGTTGCCCAAAGGCCCGCTCGGTTACGCCATGATCAAGAAGCTCAAGGTCTATGGGGGTGCAGAGCATCCGCACAGCGCCCAACAGCCCAAGACTCTCGACATCTAA
- the cydB gene encoding cytochrome d ubiquinol oxidase subunit II, with translation MDFGNPQELHHVLATVWFLIIGLFMVFYVVLDGFDLGVGVLSLFVGERRRKVMMASLGSIWDANETWLVVIGGTLFGAFPLAYGTVLHGLYIPIILMLLGFMLRGVSFEFHELSERKAFWGAMFGVGSLLATIAQGFALGGLLNGVKVVNGVYVGSVWEWLSPFSVIVVLGVVAGYAMLGSTYLIIKTKDDIQAGCYQRGQLLAWIMLAVGAVVTVWTPLQFPQIFARWLTTPNIYFFAVLPALALLSFVMLLRALKRQAEVAPFVWTMLIFLFSFAGLAATWYPYIVPGSLTIDQAASDSGTLVFMLIGIGMLIPVMITYNVYQYIVFRGKIDPDAEHAY, from the coding sequence ATGGACTTCGGCAACCCGCAGGAACTGCATCACGTTCTGGCCACGGTGTGGTTTCTCATCATCGGCCTGTTCATGGTGTTTTATGTGGTGCTCGACGGTTTCGACCTCGGCGTGGGGGTGCTTTCGCTGTTCGTCGGCGAGCGCCGCCGCAAGGTGATGATGGCCAGCCTGGGCAGCATCTGGGACGCCAACGAGACCTGGCTGGTGGTCATCGGCGGTACGCTGTTCGGCGCCTTTCCGCTGGCCTACGGCACCGTGCTGCATGGGCTCTACATTCCGATCATCCTCATGCTGCTGGGCTTCATGCTGCGCGGCGTGTCGTTCGAGTTTCATGAACTCTCCGAGCGCAAAGCCTTCTGGGGCGCCATGTTCGGCGTCGGCAGCCTGCTGGCCACCATCGCCCAGGGGTTCGCGCTCGGTGGCTTGCTCAATGGCGTGAAGGTGGTGAACGGCGTGTATGTGGGCAGCGTGTGGGAATGGCTCTCGCCCTTCAGCGTCATCGTGGTGCTGGGCGTGGTGGCCGGTTACGCCATGCTGGGTTCGACCTACCTCATCATCAAGACCAAAGACGACATTCAGGCCGGGTGCTACCAGCGCGGCCAGCTGCTCGCCTGGATCATGCTCGCCGTCGGCGCCGTGGTCACCGTCTGGACGCCGCTGCAATTCCCGCAGATCTTCGCCCGCTGGCTCACCACCCCGAACATCTACTTCTTCGCCGTGCTGCCCGCGCTGGCCTTACTCAGCTTCGTCATGCTGCTGCGCGCCCTCAAGCGGCAGGCCGAAGTGGCGCCGTTTGTCTGGACCATGCTGATCTTCCTGTTCTCTTTCGCCGGACTGGCCGCCACTTGGTATCCGTACATCGTGCCCGGCTCGCTCACCATCGACCAGGCCGCATCAGACAGCGGCACCCTGGTGTTCATGCTCATCGGCATCGGCATGCTCATCCCGGTGATGATCACCTACAACGTCTATCAATACATCGTCTTTCGCGGAAAAATCGACCCGGACGCGGAGCACGCGTATTGA
- the glpD gene encoding glycerol-3-phosphate dehydrogenase, whose protein sequence is MNSAAISSPPPGIACDVLVVGGGINGAGIARDLAGRGLKVVLCERDDLAAHTSSASTKLIHGGLRYLEYYEFGLVRKALQEREVLLRSAPHLMWPLRFVMPHAPAMRPAWLIRAGLFLYDHLARREWLPGSSSIDLRTHAAGAPLRAEYARGFMYSDGWVDDARLVTLCAVDAAEHGATVLTRTACTSATRHGTGWQATLRDAAGGEQRVSARALVNAAGPWAEQLLKRTLHNADGQPPRERRSLRLVRGGHIVVPRLFDHPHAYIFQADDGRIVFAIPYERDFTLIGTTDVEVSDPSGAETCSEAEAAYLCAEVNRYFRTELRPEQTVWRYAGVRPLLEDHAGDAKAATRDYKLELDRDGAPLLTVWGGKITTFRKLAEQAADQLCAALGEARPAWTHDAFLPGGDLSGWIGPAQRPDTDFARFVQTVQQRYPWLPPDLAQRLARAYGSRIDRVLQTTGGQSAARLQDLGAEIAPGLFETELRYLRDTEWAASADDVLWRRSKLGLHLLADHPASSHPHAVSDWLASR, encoded by the coding sequence ATGAACAGCGCTGCTATTTCTTCGCCTCCGCCCGGTATCGCCTGCGACGTGCTGGTCGTCGGTGGCGGCATCAATGGGGCGGGCATCGCGCGCGATCTGGCCGGGCGCGGCCTCAAGGTGGTGCTGTGCGAACGCGACGACCTTGCGGCGCACACTTCCTCGGCCTCCACCAAGCTGATTCACGGCGGTCTGCGCTATCTCGAGTATTACGAATTCGGCCTGGTGCGCAAGGCTTTGCAGGAGCGTGAAGTGCTGCTGCGCAGCGCGCCGCATCTGATGTGGCCGCTGCGCTTTGTCATGCCGCACGCACCGGCCATGCGCCCGGCCTGGCTGATTCGCGCCGGGCTGTTTCTCTACGACCATCTGGCGCGGCGCGAGTGGCTGCCGGGCTCAAGCAGCATCGATCTGCGCACCCATGCCGCAGGCGCCCCGCTGAGGGCCGAATACGCCCGCGGCTTCATGTATTCCGACGGCTGGGTGGACGACGCCCGTCTGGTCACCCTGTGCGCGGTGGACGCGGCGGAACATGGCGCCACCGTGCTGACCCGCACCGCCTGCACATCCGCCACGCGCCACGGCACGGGCTGGCAAGCCACCCTGCGCGATGCCGCGGGTGGCGAGCAGCGGGTGAGCGCCCGCGCCCTGGTCAACGCGGCAGGCCCGTGGGCCGAACAACTGCTCAAGCGCACGCTGCACAACGCCGACGGGCAGCCGCCGCGCGAGCGCCGCTCGCTGCGGCTGGTGCGCGGCGGCCACATCGTCGTGCCGCGCCTGTTCGATCATCCGCACGCCTATATCTTTCAGGCGGACGATGGCCGTATCGTGTTCGCCATTCCCTACGAGCGCGACTTCACCCTGATCGGCACCACCGATGTCGAAGTGTCCGACCCCAGCGGCGCCGAGACTTGCAGCGAGGCCGAAGCCGCATACCTCTGCGCCGAGGTCAACCGTTACTTCCGCACCGAGTTGCGACCCGAGCAGACCGTCTGGCGCTACGCCGGCGTGCGCCCCCTGCTCGAAGATCACGCGGGCGATGCCAAGGCCGCGACCCGCGACTACAAGCTCGAACTCGACCGCGACGGCGCGCCGCTGCTCACCGTATGGGGCGGCAAAATCACCACCTTCCGCAAGCTCGCCGAACAGGCCGCCGACCAGCTCTGCGCCGCCCTTGGCGAAGCACGCCCGGCGTGGACGCACGACGCCTTTCTTCCCGGTGGCGATCTGTCGGGCTGGATCGGACCCGCACAGCGCCCCGACACCGACTTTGCCCGTTTTGTTCAAACCGTGCAGCAACGCTATCCGTGGCTGCCGCCCGACCTAGCGCAGCGTCTGGCCCGCGCCTACGGCAGCCGCATCGACCGCGTGCTGCAAACCACAGGTGGGCAAAGCGCGGCACGCCTGCAAGACCTCGGCGCCGAGATCGCCCCCGGTTTGTTCGAGACCGAGCTGCGTTATTTGCGCGACACCGAATGGGCCGCCAGCGCCGACGATGTGCTTTGGCGCCGCAGCAAACTCGGTTTGCACCTGCTCGCCGATCACCCGGCCTCCTCCCATCCTCACGCCGTATCCGACTGGCTCGCCAGCCGCTGA